One genomic window of Tenacibaculum tangerinum includes the following:
- the nrfH gene encoding cytochrome c nitrite reductase small subunit, whose protein sequence is MNIKREILPNKKSRWRRVAIILIGILTGLGFFMAKEASIVSYMSDDPLACVNCHVMTPMYNSWMHSSHREQASCNDCHVPHDNVLNKYYFKAKDGLLHASVFTARAEPEVMFMREESEEVVQNNCIRCHVQQVTQVKYDGWLEDHKESRTERKCWSCHQELPHGTVHGLSTVRNNIAPIPTDNVETVIPEWLNQQIRK, encoded by the coding sequence TTGAATATAAAACGCGAAATATTACCCAATAAAAAATCAAGATGGAGACGTGTTGCTATTATTTTGATAGGAATTTTGACAGGTCTTGGTTTTTTTATGGCAAAAGAAGCTTCGATAGTTTCTTATATGTCAGACGATCCGTTGGCATGTGTTAATTGCCACGTAATGACCCCTATGTATAATAGTTGGATGCATAGTTCGCATAGAGAACAAGCCTCATGTAACGATTGTCACGTTCCACATGATAATGTTTTAAACAAGTACTACTTTAAAGCAAAAGATGGCTTGCTTCATGCATCAGTTTTTACTGCTCGTGCAGAACCCGAAGTGATGTTTATGCGAGAAGAATCTGAAGAAGTAGTTCAGAATAACTGTATACGATGTCATGTGCAACAAGTTACGCAAGTAAAGTACGACGGTTGGCTTGAAGATCACAAAGAAAGTAGAACAGAACGCAAATGCTGGTCTTGTCACCAAGAGCTACCTCATGGTACAGTTCATGGACTTTCGACTGTTAGAAATAATATTGCTCCGATTCCTACAGACAATGTAGAAACAGTAATACCCGAATGGTTAAATCAACAAATAAGAAAATAA
- a CDS encoding DUF542 domain-containing protein, whose product MIPLQQKTIANYVTENIKTADVFNKYGIDFCCSGHMTIEKVCIEKNINQIILEKELSEVDAIRDLIEDYDKWELQFLMIYIETIHHTYIKESLPIISQYANKVAKVHGTKQEGFIILNELFYEVANELLSHLQKEEQILFPFIKQLITAKKEGKKMMTTPFKTIDNPICMMEYEHKNVRNIFKEISRLTNNYTPSTDACSSLKVLYYKLKEFEQDLYYHFHLENNILHPKAIELEKEVLH is encoded by the coding sequence ATGATACCGCTGCAACAAAAAACAATAGCCAATTATGTGACTGAAAATATTAAAACGGCAGATGTATTTAACAAATACGGAATTGATTTTTGTTGTAGTGGTCATATGACCATAGAGAAAGTTTGTATAGAAAAAAATATCAATCAAATAATTTTAGAAAAAGAACTATCAGAAGTAGATGCCATCAGAGATTTGATTGAAGATTACGATAAATGGGAATTACAGTTTTTGATGATTTATATAGAAACTATTCATCATACTTATATTAAAGAAAGTTTACCCATTATTTCACAGTACGCTAATAAGGTCGCCAAAGTTCATGGAACCAAGCAAGAGGGATTTATAATTTTAAATGAACTATTTTACGAAGTAGCCAACGAGTTGTTGTCTCATTTACAAAAAGAAGAACAAATCTTATTTCCTTTTATAAAACAATTAATAACAGCTAAAAAAGAAGGAAAAAAAATGATGACTACACCATTTAAAACTATCGATAATCCGATTTGTATGATGGAGTATGAACATAAAAATGTTAGAAATATCTTTAAAGAAATTTCAAGATTAACCAATAATTATACCCCTTCTACCGATGCCTGTAGTAGCTTAAAAGTTTTGTACTATAAGTTAAAAGAGTTTGAGCAAGATTTATACTATCATTTTCATTTAGAAAATAATATTTTACATCCAAAAGCGATTGAATTAGAAAAAGAAGTTTTACATTAG
- a CDS encoding alginate export family protein: MKYIIFMKAHRIITTFFLFAITTTFAQLKIDAEIRPRTEYRHGFKTLFPDNATPALFVSQRTRLNTTYTIEKLNFFISLQDVRVWGDVPQLNTTDNSGLAVHQAWGEVFLTPEFSLKLGRQEVVYDDSRFFGNVAWAQQARSHDLAMFKYKENKFKMDLGLAFNQSAENLIGTNLTTPRTYKAMQYVWLHNDWNNFSGSFLFLNNGLQSDSGLKYSQTVGTHLTSKQKGFNLAANLYYQFGKDVLDRDLSAYLLGLEAMFKTSDKTKLGFGVELQSGNDYDIAADENNAFNPFYGTNHKFNGLMDYFYVGNHINSVGLLDLYVKGNLKFNPKSNLTAAVHNFSAAADINDTVSKQLGTEVDLVYSYTFTKEIGLKAGYSHMFASEGMEVLKNNFDGNTNNWAWAMVTIKPTLFTSKTK, translated from the coding sequence ATGAAATATATAATTTTTATGAAAGCACACAGAATAATTACTACGTTTTTCCTTTTTGCTATTACAACAACATTCGCTCAGTTAAAAATTGATGCAGAAATTCGTCCACGTACTGAGTACAGACATGGATTCAAAACCCTATTTCCCGACAATGCAACCCCTGCCCTTTTTGTTTCGCAGAGAACTCGTTTAAACACAACTTATACTATTGAAAAATTAAATTTCTTTATTAGTTTACAAGATGTAAGAGTTTGGGGAGATGTACCTCAATTAAATACCACTGATAATAGTGGGCTTGCTGTACACCAAGCATGGGGTGAAGTATTTTTAACTCCTGAATTTTCATTGAAGTTAGGTCGTCAAGAAGTAGTGTATGATGATAGTAGATTTTTTGGTAATGTAGCTTGGGCTCAACAAGCTCGTAGTCACGATTTAGCAATGTTCAAATACAAAGAAAACAAATTTAAAATGGATTTGGGGTTAGCTTTTAATCAATCGGCTGAAAACCTTATAGGAACTAATTTAACTACGCCAAGAACCTACAAAGCAATGCAATATGTATGGTTACACAACGACTGGAATAATTTTTCAGGTAGCTTCTTGTTTTTAAATAACGGATTGCAATCTGATAGCGGTTTAAAATACAGTCAAACTGTTGGTACGCATTTAACTAGTAAACAAAAAGGCTTTAACCTAGCTGCAAACTTATATTATCAGTTTGGTAAAGACGTTTTAGACAGAGATTTAAGTGCGTATTTACTTGGTTTAGAAGCTATGTTTAAAACATCAGATAAAACGAAATTAGGCTTTGGTGTTGAATTACAAAGTGGTAATGATTATGATATTGCTGCTGATGAAAACAATGCTTTTAATCCTTTTTATGGTACCAACCACAAATTTAACGGTTTAATGGATTATTTTTATGTAGGTAACCATATTAACAGTGTTGGTTTACTTGATCTTTATGTGAAAGGGAACCTTAAATTTAATCCAAAATCTAATTTAACTGCAGCTGTACACAACTTTTCTGCAGCAGCAGATATCAATGATACCGTTTCTAAACAATTAGGTACTGAAGTTGATTTGGTATACAGCTATACATTTACGAAAGAAATTGGTTTAAAAGCAGGATATTCTCACATGTTTGCATCTGAAGGAATGGAAGTTTTGAAGAACAACTTCGATGGTAACACGAATAACTGGGCTTGGGCAATGGTTACTATCAAACCTACCCTATTTACCTCTAAAACAAAATAA
- the hisG gene encoding ATP phosphoribosyltransferase, giving the protein MSKLKIAIQKSGRLNEDSLQILKDCGIAVDNGKDQLKASASNFPLEIFYLRNGDIPQYLKDGVVDAAILGENLLIEKGPEIEFIEKLGFSKCKVSLAIPKNEEYTGISYFQNKKIATSYPNTVVKFLKEKNIEAQLHIINGSVEIAPNIGLADGICDIVSSGSTLFKNNLKEVAVLLKSEAVLAVSPKIQEAQQEILNKLQFRLQSVLKARQSRYVLLNAPNDKLEKIIDILPGMRSPTVLPLAEEGWSSVHSVLNKNQFWEIIDELKNNGAEGILVCPIEKMVI; this is encoded by the coding sequence ATGAGTAAATTAAAAATAGCCATACAAAAATCGGGAAGACTGAATGAAGATTCGTTACAAATTTTAAAAGACTGCGGAATCGCTGTTGATAACGGTAAAGACCAATTAAAAGCTTCAGCGAGTAACTTTCCTCTAGAAATATTTTATCTAAGAAATGGAGACATTCCACAGTATCTAAAAGATGGAGTGGTAGACGCAGCCATTTTAGGAGAAAATTTATTAATTGAAAAAGGTCCAGAAATTGAGTTTATTGAAAAACTTGGATTTTCAAAATGCAAAGTATCTTTAGCCATTCCGAAAAATGAAGAGTATACAGGAATTAGCTACTTTCAGAATAAAAAAATAGCGACTTCATACCCAAATACCGTTGTAAAATTTTTAAAAGAAAAAAATATAGAGGCACAACTCCATATTATCAATGGTTCTGTTGAAATAGCTCCAAATATAGGATTGGCTGACGGGATTTGTGATATTGTTTCGAGCGGTTCTACCTTATTTAAAAACAATTTAAAAGAAGTAGCGGTTTTATTAAAATCGGAAGCGGTATTGGCGGTTTCGCCTAAAATACAAGAGGCTCAACAAGAAATACTCAACAAGTTACAATTTAGACTTCAATCAGTTTTAAAAGCAAGACAATCAAGATACGTTTTATTGAATGCACCGAACGATAAACTCGAAAAAATTATTGATATTTTACCCGGAATGCGTAGCCCAACAGTACTTCCTTTAGCAGAAGAAGGGTGGAGTTCTGTACACTCAGTATTGAATAAAAATCAGTTTTGGGAAATTATAGACGAGTTAAAAAACAATGGGGCAGAAGGTATTTTAGTTTGCCCGATAGAAAAAATGGTAATTTAA
- the hisD gene encoding histidinol dehydrogenase, with protein sequence MKIIKRPLPETWSSLCKRATINENSLQETVASILKEVKQNKDTALKKYTQLFDGVALDAIEVSEEELKEAESLVASELKSAIQLAKKNIETFHTSQKETAKKVTTTNGVTCWRKSVAIEKVGLYIPGGSAPLFSTILMLGIPAKIAGCKEIVLCTPTNKEGKINPAILYTASLVGVTKIFKVGGAQAIGAMAYGTETIPQVYKILGPGNQYVTKAKELVQQQGVAIDMPAGPSEVLVIADETSNPEFVAADLLSQAEHGADSQAVLVTTSNEVAENIVTELNQQLDKLPRKELAKKAIENSFAVVLSSKEACIDFSNSYAPEHLIIASEQAYKYIDGIINAGSVFLGNYSCESAGDYASGTNHTLPTNGYAKSYSGVSLDSFVKKITFQEVTQEGIENIGEAIELMAEAEGLQAHKNAITVRLKEIRNV encoded by the coding sequence ATGAAAATCATCAAAAGACCATTACCAGAAACTTGGAGCTCATTGTGTAAAAGAGCTACCATAAATGAAAATAGCTTACAAGAAACTGTGGCATCTATACTCAAAGAGGTAAAACAAAATAAAGATACAGCGCTAAAAAAATACACCCAATTGTTTGACGGAGTCGCTTTAGATGCTATAGAAGTTTCAGAAGAAGAGCTAAAAGAAGCAGAAAGTTTAGTAGCTAGTGAGTTAAAGTCGGCCATACAATTGGCTAAAAAGAATATTGAAACCTTTCATACTTCTCAAAAAGAAACGGCTAAAAAAGTAACTACAACAAACGGAGTTACTTGCTGGAGAAAAAGCGTAGCTATTGAAAAGGTTGGTTTGTATATTCCTGGTGGCTCTGCACCCTTATTTTCTACCATTTTAATGTTAGGAATTCCAGCAAAAATAGCGGGCTGTAAAGAAATTGTGTTATGTACACCAACCAATAAAGAAGGGAAAATCAATCCAGCTATTTTATATACAGCTTCTTTAGTAGGAGTCACTAAAATTTTTAAAGTTGGAGGAGCACAAGCTATTGGAGCGATGGCATACGGAACAGAAACTATTCCGCAAGTATATAAAATTTTAGGACCAGGAAATCAGTATGTAACCAAAGCAAAAGAATTGGTGCAACAACAGGGTGTTGCTATTGATATGCCCGCAGGCCCTAGTGAAGTTCTCGTAATTGCCGATGAAACTTCCAATCCCGAATTTGTGGCCGCTGATTTATTATCACAAGCAGAGCACGGAGCTGATAGTCAGGCTGTTTTAGTGACCACTTCTAACGAGGTCGCTGAAAATATAGTAACCGAACTGAACCAACAATTAGACAAATTACCTAGAAAAGAATTGGCTAAAAAAGCAATTGAAAATAGTTTTGCTGTGGTGTTAAGTTCAAAAGAAGCGTGTATTGACTTTAGTAACTCTTATGCACCAGAACATTTGATTATTGCTTCGGAACAAGCGTATAAATATATTGACGGAATCATCAATGCAGGCTCGGTATTTTTAGGAAATTATAGTTGTGAAAGTGCAGGCGATTATGCAAGTGGCACCAATCATACCTTACCTACCAACGGTTATGCAAAAAGCTACAGTGGGGTTTCATTAGATAGTTTTGTAAAAAAAATCACCTTTCAAGAAGTCACCCAAGAAGGCATAGAAAACATAGGAGAGGCGATAGAACTAATGGCGGAAGCAGAAGGTTTACAAGCTCATAAAAATGCGATTACGGTTAGATTAAAAGAAATTAGAAATGTTTAG
- the hisC gene encoding histidinol-phosphate transaminase, giving the protein MFSLEKIVRPNIQQLKAYSSARDEFKGTAEVYLDANENPFGTLNRYPDPQQVTIKERLSVIKGVDKNQIFIGNGSDEVIDLAFRIFCNPGKDKALTFTPSYGMYHVSAAVNDVTLIELPLTEDFEIDKNSLEDYIKDENLKLIFICSPNNPTGNCFSKETIEFILDTFRGIVIIDEAYIDFSEKESFVSQLTNYPNLVVSQTFSKAWGLASVRVGVAYANSAIIELYNKVKPPYNVSALNQEAVLKKLDNLAEFEIEKNCILNEKEKLEKKLQEITFIKKVYPSEANFILIKVTNANEVYNQLVRQKIITRNRNNLVNNCIRITIGSEKENTKLIEALRELSVTPSEVENSL; this is encoded by the coding sequence ATGTTTAGTTTAGAAAAAATAGTACGTCCAAACATCCAACAGTTAAAAGCATATTCTTCGGCGAGAGATGAGTTTAAAGGAACTGCCGAGGTTTATTTAGATGCCAATGAAAATCCATTCGGAACCTTAAATCGATATCCAGATCCGCAACAGGTAACTATTAAAGAACGATTATCTGTAATCAAAGGAGTGGATAAAAACCAAATTTTTATAGGGAATGGAAGTGACGAAGTCATCGATTTAGCCTTTCGTATTTTTTGCAACCCAGGAAAAGACAAAGCGTTAACGTTTACGCCGTCTTATGGTATGTATCACGTTTCTGCAGCCGTTAACGATGTTACGCTAATTGAATTGCCATTAACCGAAGACTTTGAGATAGATAAAAATTCTTTAGAAGACTATATAAAAGATGAGAATCTAAAGTTGATTTTTATTTGCTCACCGAACAATCCGACAGGAAATTGTTTCAGTAAAGAAACGATTGAGTTTATTCTTGATACATTTAGAGGAATTGTAATTATTGACGAAGCCTATATTGATTTTAGCGAAAAAGAATCTTTTGTAAGTCAGTTAACAAACTATCCTAATTTAGTTGTGAGTCAGACCTTCAGTAAAGCTTGGGGCTTGGCGAGTGTGCGAGTTGGGGTAGCGTACGCAAATTCAGCAATTATTGAGCTGTATAACAAAGTAAAACCGCCTTATAATGTAAGCGCCTTAAACCAAGAAGCAGTGCTAAAAAAGTTAGATAACCTGGCAGAGTTTGAAATCGAGAAAAATTGTATTCTGAATGAAAAAGAAAAACTAGAAAAAAAGTTACAAGAAATAACATTCATAAAAAAAGTATATCCTTCAGAAGCTAATTTTATACTTATTAAAGTCACCAATGCAAATGAAGTGTACAACCAATTAGTACGTCAAAAAATTATTACTAGAAACAGGAATAATCTTGTAAATAATTGCATACGAATTACCATAGGAAGCGAAAAAGAAAACACAAAATTAATAGAAGCACTTCGAGAACTGAGCGTTACACCCAGTGAAGTTGAGAACTCACTTTAA
- the hisB gene encoding bifunctional histidinol-phosphatase/imidazoleglycerol-phosphate dehydratase HisB produces the protein MKKVLFIDRDGTLIKEPADEQTDSFEKLQFYPKVFQGLSKIAKELNFELVLVTNQDGLGTEVYPESTFWPVHNFIMNTLKEEGIEFSEELIDRTFAKDNQPTRKPNTGLLTKYFSEAYDLKNSFVIGDRLTDVELAKNLGSKAIYINDETFLGVDEITVKRAELDEFIALESNDWNAIYEFLKLEDRSASIERNTNETQIKIAVNLDGTGKSNIDTGIAFFDHMLDQIARHGQMDLNIQVTGDLEVDEHHTIEDTAIALGEVFYKALENKLGIERYGFCLPMDDCLAQVAIDFGGRNWLVWEADFKREMIGKMPTEMFYHFFKSFTDGAKCNLNIKAEGTNEHHKIEAIFKAFAKAIKVAVKRDVDKMILPSTKGLL, from the coding sequence ATGAAAAAAGTATTATTTATAGATAGAGACGGTACCCTAATTAAAGAACCCGCCGACGAACAAACAGATTCGTTTGAGAAATTACAATTTTACCCAAAAGTTTTTCAAGGATTAAGTAAGATAGCCAAAGAACTCAATTTTGAACTGGTTCTAGTAACCAACCAAGACGGATTAGGAACAGAGGTATATCCAGAAAGCACCTTTTGGCCAGTACACAACTTTATAATGAACACCTTGAAAGAAGAAGGTATTGAGTTTTCAGAAGAGCTTATTGATCGCACTTTCGCTAAAGACAATCAACCTACTAGAAAACCGAATACAGGGTTGCTTACCAAATATTTTTCTGAAGCATACGACTTGAAGAATTCCTTTGTCATAGGAGATCGTTTAACCGATGTAGAATTGGCTAAAAACTTAGGAAGTAAGGCTATTTATATCAATGATGAAACCTTTTTAGGTGTAGATGAGATTACGGTAAAAAGAGCAGAATTAGATGAGTTTATTGCTCTTGAAAGCAACGATTGGAATGCTATTTATGAGTTTTTAAAGTTAGAAGACCGTTCTGCTTCCATAGAGAGAAACACCAATGAAACCCAAATAAAAATAGCAGTAAACTTAGATGGAACAGGAAAAAGTAATATTGATACTGGGATTGCTTTTTTCGACCACATGCTAGACCAAATAGCGCGTCATGGTCAAATGGATTTGAACATTCAAGTAACGGGCGATTTAGAAGTAGATGAACATCATACAATTGAAGATACTGCCATAGCCTTAGGAGAAGTGTTTTACAAAGCATTAGAAAACAAATTAGGAATCGAGCGTTACGGATTTTGTTTACCGATGGATGATTGTTTGGCACAAGTAGCAATTGATTTTGGCGGAAGAAACTGGTTGGTTTGGGAAGCTGATTTCAAACGAGAAATGATAGGAAAAATGCCTACGGAAATGTTTTATCACTTCTTTAAATCGTTTACCGACGGAGCCAAATGTAATTTGAATATCAAGGCAGAAGGAACGAATGAGCACCATAAAATAGAAGCTATTTTCAAAGCATTTGCAAAAGCCATCAAAGTTGCCGTTAAAAGAGATGTTGACAAGATGATTTTACCATCGACAAAAGGACTTCTATAA
- the hisH gene encoding imidazole glycerol phosphate synthase subunit HisH has protein sequence MIAIIKYNAGNIRSVQNALTRLGYESIITDNPAEITSADKVIFPGVGEARSAMAYLRERNLDKLIVSLQQPVLGICLGLQLMCKSSEEGDTKCLGIFNAQTKQFPPKEKVPHMGWNNFSELKSAALLKNITLNDDVYYVHGYYAEVCENTVATCDYILPFSTIMQRDNFYAMQFHPEKSADVGTQLLKNFLELS, from the coding sequence ATGATAGCGATTATAAAATACAATGCAGGCAACATACGATCGGTACAAAATGCGCTCACACGTTTGGGGTATGAAAGTATAATTACCGATAATCCAGCAGAAATAACATCAGCCGATAAAGTAATATTTCCAGGAGTAGGAGAGGCGCGTTCGGCGATGGCATATTTAAGAGAAAGAAACTTGGATAAATTAATTGTTTCTTTACAACAACCAGTGCTAGGAATTTGCTTGGGATTACAATTAATGTGCAAATCTTCTGAAGAGGGAGATACCAAATGTTTGGGAATTTTTAATGCACAAACAAAGCAATTTCCACCCAAAGAAAAAGTTCCTCACATGGGATGGAATAATTTTTCAGAATTGAAATCAGCAGCATTGCTAAAAAATATAACCCTCAATGATGATGTGTATTACGTACATGGATATTATGCCGAAGTATGTGAAAACACAGTGGCGACTTGCGATTATATCCTTCCTTTTAGTACCATTATGCAACGCGATAATTTTTACGCCATGCAATTTCATCCAGAGAAATCAGCCGATGTAGGGACGCAATTATTGAAGAATTTTTTAGAACTAAGTTAA
- the hisA gene encoding 1-(5-phosphoribosyl)-5-[(5-phosphoribosylamino)methylideneamino]imidazole-4-carboxamide isomerase: MRIIPAIDIIEGKCVRLTKGDYDTKKIYNENPLEIAKEFEANGIQYLHLVDLDGAKSSRIINHKVLEQLATKTNLKIDFGGGLKSDEDIRIAFESGASQITGGSIAVKDPDTFTGWLTQYGSDKIILGADCKNRKIATNGWLETSEIDVVDFIKKYQKTGVTNVICTDVAKDGMLQGASVDLYLEILSKTTVNLIASGGVAQMSDLHRLKEIGCEGAIVGKAIYEGNISLKELQEFIS; this comes from the coding sequence ATGAGAATTATACCCGCCATAGATATCATAGAAGGAAAGTGTGTACGCCTAACCAAGGGCGACTACGATACAAAAAAAATATACAATGAGAATCCGTTAGAAATAGCAAAAGAATTTGAGGCAAACGGAATTCAATATTTGCATTTAGTTGATTTAGACGGAGCGAAGTCTAGTAGAATTATCAACCACAAAGTATTAGAACAACTAGCTACAAAAACAAATTTAAAAATCGACTTCGGTGGTGGCTTAAAGTCAGATGAAGATATTCGCATCGCTTTTGAAAGTGGTGCCTCTCAAATTACAGGAGGCAGCATTGCCGTGAAAGACCCCGATACATTTACCGGATGGCTTACCCAATACGGAAGCGATAAAATAATTTTAGGAGCCGATTGTAAGAATCGAAAAATAGCCACCAACGGATGGCTAGAAACTTCAGAAATCGACGTGGTGGACTTTATAAAAAAATATCAAAAAACAGGAGTTACGAATGTTATTTGTACAGATGTAGCCAAAGATGGCATGTTACAAGGGGCGTCGGTAGATTTGTATTTAGAAATACTGAGTAAAACGACTGTAAATCTTATCGCTAGTGGAGGCGTAGCGCAGATGAGCGATTTACACCGCTTAAAAGAAATAGGTTGTGAAGGAGCTATAGTAGGAAAAGCCATCTATGAAGGAAATATCAGTCTAAAAGAATTACAAGAATTTATAAGCTAA
- the hisF gene encoding imidazole glycerol phosphate synthase subunit HisF → MLKKRIIPCLDIKNGRTVKGVNFVDIRDAGDPVELAKQYVKQGADELVFLDITATLENRKTLVALVKKIAQEINIPFTVGGGISTVEDAVALIQAGADKVSINSSAVKNPQLITDLKNRFGSQFVVVAIDSKFVNGSWKVFTKGGTFETEVETVRWAKEVERLGAGEILLTSMNSDGTKNGFDIDVTKAVSSAVNIPVIASGGAGKVAHFTEVFTKTEASAGLAASIFHFGEIPIPTLKNELKKQNIAIRCI, encoded by the coding sequence ATGTTAAAAAAAAGAATCATACCCTGTTTAGATATAAAAAACGGACGAACTGTAAAAGGAGTTAATTTTGTAGATATTAGAGATGCAGGCGATCCAGTTGAGTTGGCAAAACAATATGTAAAGCAAGGAGCAGACGAGTTGGTATTTTTAGATATTACAGCGACTTTAGAGAATAGAAAAACGTTGGTAGCATTGGTTAAAAAAATTGCTCAAGAAATTAATATTCCATTTACTGTTGGTGGAGGAATTAGTACTGTTGAAGATGCTGTAGCATTAATACAAGCAGGAGCCGATAAAGTGAGTATCAACTCTTCCGCAGTTAAAAATCCGCAACTCATCACCGATTTAAAAAACCGATTTGGGAGTCAGTTTGTGGTAGTTGCTATAGATAGTAAATTTGTAAACGGAAGTTGGAAAGTGTTTACCAAAGGAGGCACTTTTGAAACAGAAGTCGAAACCGTTCGTTGGGCGAAAGAAGTAGAACGATTAGGCGCAGGTGAGATTTTATTAACATCCATGAATAGTGATGGAACTAAAAACGGATTTGATATTGACGTAACCAAAGCAGTGAGTTCTGCCGTAAATATTCCTGTCATAGCCTCAGGAGGCGCTGGAAAAGTAGCCCATTTTACAGAAGTTTTTACAAAAACTGAAGCCAGTGCCGGATTGGCAGCGAGTATTTTCCACTTTGGAGAAATACCCATACCAACCCTAAAAAATGAATTAAAAAAACAAAACATAGCCATACGATGCATATAG
- the hisIE gene encoding bifunctional phosphoribosyl-AMP cyclohydrolase/phosphoribosyl-ATP diphosphatase HisIE: MHIDFTKGNGLVPVVIQHHTTLQVLMLGYMNEAAFTKTQKEGKVTFYSRSKSRLWTKGEESGNFLWVKDIQVDCDHDTVLIKATPVGPTCHKGTTSCFAEETSKGFLYELESVIADRIDNDIESSYTNKLFKRGINKVAQKVGEEAVEVVIEAKDNNDELFKNEAADLLYHYLILLKAKGFTLTDIEEVLKKRH, translated from the coding sequence ATGCATATAGATTTTACAAAAGGAAATGGACTCGTTCCAGTCGTAATTCAACACCATACCACCTTGCAAGTGTTAATGCTAGGATACATGAATGAAGCAGCTTTTACTAAAACACAAAAAGAAGGAAAAGTTACTTTTTATAGCCGAAGTAAAAGCAGGCTGTGGACAAAAGGTGAGGAGTCTGGGAATTTTTTATGGGTAAAAGATATTCAGGTCGATTGTGATCATGATACTGTATTAATAAAAGCAACTCCTGTCGGTCCAACTTGCCACAAAGGAACCACTTCATGCTTTGCCGAAGAGACCTCTAAAGGCTTTTTATACGAGTTAGAAAGCGTTATTGCCGACCGAATAGATAATGATATAGAAAGCTCATACACCAATAAACTCTTTAAAAGAGGGATAAATAAAGTAGCTCAAAAAGTAGGAGAGGAAGCTGTAGAAGTCGTTATTGAAGCAAAAGATAATAACGACGAACTATTTAAAAATGAAGCAGCCGATTTGTTATATCACTATTTAATTTTGTTAAAAGCCAAAGGTTTTACACTAACGGATATTGAAGAAGTTTTAAAAAAGCGACATTAA